The Fimbriimonas ginsengisoli Gsoil 348 genome window below encodes:
- a CDS encoding phage/plasmid primase, P4 family, which produces MLEIESGIPTELIEQRGYWTATKRVELERLGFGATQQSVPALVIPQCSVGDGHVVRYIVRPDNPRMLSGKWVKYESPRGAAKTLDCHPSQVESLKDPLIPLWIGEGTKKGDCGAAHGLLALNLDGVSAWRGKNDQGGITVLDDWNYIALNNRRVYIAFDSDVMTKWEVREELRKLGEFLSKKGAKVRFVIIPSADGRKVGLDDFFVAGGTVPELIAAAIDRLPNPASPAATLCDKKVYPCTELGNAERLVDAHGADIRYCATTKKWMVWDGRRWLMDDHEGAPVSRLAQGIVRSMYAEASTIADDADRKAFLRWVTISEGKRAIENMLALAKTQPGIAVSLDEFDTQPYLLNLANGTYDLETFVLRPHCRDDKLTRFVDIPFIEDAYCPLWLDFLATIFENDETLMRYIWKACGYSLTGDVSEKCFFYLYGHNGDNGKSVFIRTLLAILGPYGRAMPTSSFLAKRDGSDAANNDIARLKGARVASASEVGEGQRLDEELIKLLTGNDVITARFLYQEHFDFLPEFKVWFTGNYRPIIRGQDRAIWNRPRLIPFNYSVPKEAQDTKLSVKLRAEYPGILAWMIAGCKAWQSEGLGRPDVIAAAVEEYREDMDDLGDFLEQCTTQGKGFSASAHKLYEAFEKWCKMNGMKVMTSTSFGRKLTARGIAKVKTNTGAIYQEIALLSDEALQNVYRGGN; this is translated from the coding sequence ATGTTAGAGATCGAGTCGGGCATCCCGACCGAGCTCATCGAACAGCGTGGCTATTGGACGGCGACCAAGCGCGTCGAGCTCGAGCGGCTCGGTTTCGGCGCGACCCAGCAATCGGTGCCGGCGCTCGTTATCCCGCAATGCAGCGTCGGCGATGGCCACGTCGTGCGCTACATCGTGCGTCCGGATAACCCCCGAATGCTCTCCGGGAAGTGGGTCAAATACGAATCCCCACGCGGCGCCGCGAAGACGCTCGATTGCCATCCGAGCCAAGTCGAAAGCCTGAAAGATCCGCTCATCCCGCTATGGATCGGCGAGGGGACCAAAAAAGGTGATTGCGGCGCCGCTCATGGGCTTTTGGCGCTAAACCTCGACGGCGTAAGCGCCTGGCGCGGCAAGAACGACCAGGGCGGCATTACCGTTCTCGACGACTGGAACTACATCGCGCTCAACAATCGGCGGGTTTATATCGCCTTCGATTCGGACGTGATGACCAAATGGGAGGTGCGCGAAGAGTTGCGCAAGCTCGGCGAGTTCCTCTCCAAAAAGGGCGCCAAGGTCCGTTTCGTGATCATCCCAAGCGCCGACGGCCGCAAGGTCGGCCTTGACGATTTCTTTGTCGCCGGCGGCACCGTCCCCGAACTGATCGCCGCCGCGATCGACCGGCTTCCGAATCCCGCATCGCCCGCCGCGACGCTATGCGACAAGAAGGTTTACCCCTGCACCGAGCTCGGCAACGCGGAGCGCTTGGTCGACGCCCACGGCGCCGATATCCGCTACTGTGCCACCACAAAGAAATGGATGGTTTGGGACGGCCGCCGCTGGCTGATGGACGATCACGAGGGGGCGCCCGTCTCCCGGCTCGCCCAGGGCATCGTGCGCTCCATGTACGCCGAAGCAAGCACGATCGCCGACGATGCCGACCGTAAGGCGTTCCTGCGGTGGGTGACCATTTCCGAAGGGAAGCGCGCGATTGAGAACATGCTCGCGCTCGCCAAAACCCAGCCGGGCATCGCGGTTTCGCTCGACGAGTTCGACACGCAGCCGTATCTACTGAATCTCGCGAACGGCACCTACGACCTTGAGACGTTCGTGCTCCGGCCCCATTGCCGAGACGACAAGCTCACGCGCTTTGTCGATATCCCGTTCATCGAAGACGCCTACTGTCCGCTTTGGCTTGACTTCCTCGCGACGATCTTTGAAAACGACGAAACCCTCATGCGCTATATCTGGAAAGCATGCGGCTACTCGCTCACCGGCGACGTGAGCGAGAAGTGTTTCTTCTACCTCTACGGTCACAACGGCGACAACGGCAAGAGCGTCTTTATTCGCACGCTGCTCGCGATTCTAGGCCCGTACGGCCGTGCAATGCCGACCAGCTCGTTTCTTGCCAAGCGAGACGGATCTGACGCCGCAAACAACGATATCGCACGGCTCAAGGGCGCCCGCGTCGCCAGTGCTTCTGAGGTCGGCGAGGGCCAGCGGCTCGACGAAGAGCTCATCAAGCTGCTGACCGGCAACGACGTTATTACCGCGCGATTCCTGTATCAAGAGCACTTTGATTTTCTGCCCGAATTCAAAGTTTGGTTTACGGGAAATTATCGCCCCATCATCCGGGGCCAGGACCGGGCAATCTGGAATCGACCGCGCCTCATCCCGTTCAATTACTCGGTTCCAAAAGAAGCGCAAGACACCAAGCTTTCGGTAAAGCTCCGCGCCGAATATCCGGGCATCCTCGCGTGGATGATCGCCGGTTGTAAAGCTTGGCAATCGGAAGGGCTTGGGCGTCCCGACGTTATCGCCGCCGCCGTCGAAGAATATCGCGAAGATATGGACGACTTAGGTGATTTCCTAGAGCAATGCACTACGCAAGGTAAAGGCTTTAGCGCGAGCGCTCATAAGCTTTATGAAGCGTTCGAGAAGTGGTGCAAGATGAACGGCATGAAGGTCATGACTTCGACGTCGTTCGGGCGCAAACTCACGGCGAGAGGTATCGCGAAAGTCAAGACAAACACCGGCGCAATCTATCAGGAAATCGCCCTTTTATCGGACGAAGCGCTCCAAAACGTGTATCGAGGGGGAAATTGA
- a CDS encoding phage terminase large subunit → MAPLTTHPTSTLRAVENYARAGRDAGCPQDQILSFIRGGAVLQATQLRASALARLCDLPNGPTEIGYGGARGGGKSHWLLVQVAIDDCQRRPGLKVLVLRKVGKANKENFEDLRTRLLGATPHRYTQQGHLLFPNGSQIILGHFKNEGDIDAYLGLEYDVIAIEEATTLSSSKVDAIRTCLRTSKLDWRPRMYFTTNPGGVGHTWFKDRFIVPFKRRNETTTRFVPATIDDNAFVNEEYKTEVLDKLVGWQYKAWRLGDWDIAAGQYFTNFRADVHVIPAYECPIEWDAWAALDYGFTHFTASHLFRKDGDGNVLITAEHGERKWLPEHHASSIHAMLGRHNLTVDRLETFVAGADVFAKRGYGLTIAETYDQYGITLSPANDDRVNGWGEMLTRFGDVEPGGGREPIEPKLFIFNTCVRLIEQIPTLEHNPHKPEDVLKIDCDERGRGGDDFADCARYGVMEAAHRGVVSSEPFVMSTPSSHLVAKPRSDHGSGFDNFGRFVPPPRRR, encoded by the coding sequence ATGGCCCCACTGACGACACATCCAACGTCGACCCTCAGGGCAGTTGAGAACTATGCGAGGGCCGGGCGCGATGCGGGATGTCCCCAGGACCAAATTCTCAGCTTCATCCGCGGCGGCGCGGTGCTCCAAGCGACTCAGCTTAGGGCGAGCGCCCTTGCTCGGCTGTGTGACCTTCCCAATGGCCCAACTGAGATCGGTTACGGTGGCGCCCGCGGCGGCGGTAAGTCGCACTGGCTGTTGGTTCAGGTCGCGATCGACGATTGCCAGCGCCGGCCTGGGCTCAAGGTCCTTGTCCTCCGAAAGGTCGGCAAGGCGAATAAAGAGAACTTTGAAGATCTGCGAACCCGGCTATTGGGAGCGACGCCGCACCGCTACACCCAACAGGGGCATCTGCTCTTTCCCAACGGCTCGCAAATCATTCTTGGTCACTTCAAGAATGAAGGCGACATCGATGCCTACCTGGGCCTTGAATACGACGTCATCGCGATCGAAGAGGCGACCACCCTATCGAGTTCCAAGGTCGACGCCATTCGGACCTGTTTGCGAACCAGCAAGCTCGACTGGCGCCCGCGGATGTACTTCACCACGAACCCCGGAGGCGTTGGTCATACGTGGTTCAAAGATCGCTTCATCGTTCCCTTTAAGCGCCGAAACGAGACCACGACGCGCTTTGTGCCGGCGACGATCGACGATAACGCGTTCGTTAACGAAGAGTACAAAACCGAGGTTCTTGACAAGCTCGTCGGCTGGCAATACAAGGCTTGGCGGCTTGGCGATTGGGATATCGCGGCCGGGCAGTACTTCACTAATTTCCGCGCCGACGTCCATGTCATTCCGGCTTATGAGTGCCCGATCGAGTGGGATGCTTGGGCCGCGCTCGATTACGGATTTACGCACTTCACGGCGTCCCATCTCTTTCGAAAGGATGGTGACGGGAACGTGCTGATCACCGCGGAGCACGGCGAGCGAAAGTGGCTTCCGGAGCATCACGCAAGCTCGATTCATGCGATGCTTGGGCGCCACAACCTTACCGTCGATCGTCTCGAGACCTTCGTTGCCGGCGCCGACGTTTTTGCGAAGCGCGGCTATGGCTTGACGATCGCCGAAACTTACGATCAATACGGCATTACCCTCTCGCCGGCGAACGATGACCGTGTGAACGGATGGGGCGAGATGCTGACCCGCTTCGGCGATGTAGAGCCCGGCGGCGGCCGCGAGCCGATCGAGCCGAAGCTTTTCATCTTCAATACCTGCGTTCGGCTCATAGAGCAGATCCCCACGCTCGAGCACAACCCTCATAAGCCGGAGGATGTTCTCAAGATCGATTGCGATGAGCGCGGCCGTGGTGGTGACGACTTTGCCGATTGCGCTCGCTATGGCGTGATGGAAGCCGCGCACCGGGGCGTGGTTTCGTCGGAACCCTTCGTCATGTCGACGCCATCGTCTCACCTGGTTGCCAAGCCTCGATCGGATCATGGGTCCGGCTTCGACAATTTCGGGCGGTTCGTTCCGCCTCCTCGCCGCCGCTGA
- a CDS encoding pentapeptide repeat-containing protein, with the protein MIELRHRDTQNVVLQIDVASLKKASFFQANLQRVDFSGHDLRGAEFALADVSGASFVGACLAGASFYTATVEAAEFQGANLAGANFEDANCEGAFFDGAMMGGARLPHTNLRHARMIGVDLSHADLSRANLTGADLTGACLRDTNLLRARLTDADLTRAILSHTVFADCPALYRCRGLDTVVNEAPSCLDLLTLRACVPHLADSFLRGVGYTDDEIEALRDLYHQS; encoded by the coding sequence ATGATCGAGCTTCGTCACCGGGATACCCAAAACGTCGTCTTGCAGATCGATGTGGCCTCCTTGAAGAAGGCGTCGTTTTTTCAGGCCAATCTGCAGCGAGTCGACTTCTCGGGACATGACCTGCGCGGAGCCGAATTCGCACTGGCCGACGTGAGTGGAGCATCCTTCGTCGGCGCCTGTTTGGCTGGCGCAAGTTTTTACACGGCTACCGTGGAGGCGGCGGAGTTCCAGGGCGCCAATCTCGCGGGCGCGAACTTCGAAGACGCCAACTGCGAAGGGGCGTTCTTTGATGGAGCGATGATGGGCGGCGCTCGCCTCCCTCACACGAACCTGCGGCATGCCCGAATGATCGGCGTCGACCTTTCGCACGCCGATCTCAGCCGCGCCAATCTCACCGGAGCCGACCTCACCGGCGCCTGCCTGCGTGACACGAATCTTTTGAGAGCCCGGCTTACCGACGCCGACTTAACCCGGGCGATCCTATCTCACACCGTCTTCGCCGATTGCCCCGCCCTCTACCGCTGCCGCGGCCTCGACACCGTGGTCAACGAAGCCCCCTCCTGCCTCGACCTGCTAACCCTCCGCGCCTGCGTACCCCACCTCGCCGACTCCTTCCTCCGCGGCGTTGGATACACGGACGACGAGATCGAAGCCCTACGAGACCTGTACCACCAGAGTTGA
- a CDS encoding PAS domain-containing protein — protein sequence MSDRERTVLLLAAEGLTDKEIARHLELSQRTIGTYWERMRLKLGPFSRTQLVARFLRVESADEGSNYRNLFATWEDGVWILSPYGATIYANARVASIFGLTPNEFRETGAHKLLANLVARPVEELLASARNGIQSQEFRFVRPDGATVWLRMSASAVNDPRGRCSAIIFLFSDTTVQRRVVQALESCESTFAFLSEHSSDMIARFDAELTCISINPQFLKGSNHGGGEIVGRPIHELASIFRPVDEWIRNLTAVIQTGEDRSFGSDCAAGEGSTQTYLRQERGSEPNPAGIISITTVAST from the coding sequence TTGTCGGACCGAGAGCGCACGGTGTTGCTCTTAGCGGCAGAAGGGCTTACCGACAAGGAAATCGCCAGACACCTGGAGCTATCCCAGCGAACGATCGGTACGTATTGGGAAAGGATGCGGCTAAAGCTAGGGCCGTTTTCTCGGACTCAGCTCGTGGCGAGATTCCTCCGGGTCGAGTCGGCGGACGAGGGTTCGAACTATCGAAACCTCTTCGCCACATGGGAAGACGGGGTTTGGATCTTGAGTCCGTATGGAGCCACGATCTACGCCAACGCCCGGGTCGCATCGATTTTCGGCTTGACGCCTAACGAATTTCGCGAAACCGGTGCGCACAAGCTCTTGGCGAACCTGGTCGCCCGTCCGGTCGAAGAGCTGCTTGCCTCGGCTCGAAACGGGATTCAGTCACAAGAATTCCGTTTTGTCCGCCCGGATGGAGCCACAGTGTGGCTCCGGATGAGCGCCTCGGCCGTGAACGATCCTCGCGGCCGCTGCTCGGCCATCATCTTTTTGTTTAGCGACACCACGGTTCAACGGCGGGTCGTTCAGGCGCTCGAGTCTTGCGAATCGACGTTCGCATTCCTTTCGGAACACTCCAGCGACATGATCGCACGGTTCGACGCCGAGTTAACTTGCATCTCGATCAACCCTCAGTTTCTGAAGGGATCAAACCACGGCGGCGGTGAAATCGTCGGACGTCCGATTCACGAGCTGGCGAGCATTTTTCGTCCCGTCGATGAGTGGATCCGGAATCTGACGGCCGTCATCCAAACGGGGGAAGACCGATCGTTCGGCTCGGATTGCGCCGCCGGCGAGGGAAGCACCCAAACCTACTTACGGCAGGAGCGGGGTTCCGAGCCAAACCCGGCCGGGATCATAAGCATTACGACGGTCGCGAGCACGTAG
- a CDS encoding anti-sigma factor family protein: protein MIDPIELHAWADGEIAPERESAIRTALAESPESRAELEAILGVKRLLREKVKPVECHAEWKACASRIKELNRTRKVERFVSGRTAWGLAGGLFGVILLAGMFKHAPEDANIHSADLARLVTNFGPSRGMDPATKKDVDQLLIEAGQSLDPNRLSVLSSARGEVDGRPVTRLALRDAAGDLALVMVPDLLQLDGLGEVRRDHSYRLGHIGQWNCIAWAEGRYTMMLVADRSYEDLVTTASRITLNSPGK from the coding sequence ATGATCGATCCGATCGAACTACATGCATGGGCGGATGGGGAAATCGCCCCTGAGCGCGAAAGCGCGATTCGAACGGCCTTGGCCGAATCGCCCGAGTCGCGGGCGGAATTGGAAGCGATTCTCGGCGTAAAGCGGCTCCTCCGAGAGAAGGTGAAGCCGGTGGAGTGCCATGCCGAATGGAAGGCGTGCGCAAGCCGGATCAAAGAGCTGAACCGCACCCGGAAGGTCGAGCGGTTCGTCTCCGGCCGTACGGCGTGGGGACTTGCCGGCGGTTTATTCGGCGTGATTTTGTTGGCGGGGATGTTTAAACACGCTCCCGAGGACGCCAATATCCACTCGGCCGACCTGGCTCGGCTGGTGACAAACTTCGGCCCGTCGCGTGGGATGGACCCGGCGACCAAGAAAGACGTCGATCAGCTCCTTATCGAGGCTGGACAGTCGCTCGACCCCAATCGGCTGAGCGTACTGAGCTCGGCGCGCGGAGAGGTCGACGGCCGGCCGGTCACCCGGCTTGCGCTTAGAGACGCCGCGGGTGACCTCGCACTGGTAATGGTCCCCGACCTGCTGCAACTGGACGGTTTGGGCGAGGTTCGCCGAGACCATTCTTACCGGCTGGGGCACATCGGGCAATGGAACTGCATCGCCTGGGCCGAAGGCCGCTACACGATGATGCTCGTCGCCGACCGCTCGTACGAGGACCTGGTCACCACCGCCTCCCGAATCACCCTCAATTCTCCGGGCAAATAA
- a CDS encoding sigma-70 family RNA polymerase sigma factor: MLFGKRDKRESFERQAEKVFPSVLGTALRLTRSREDAEDLAQEAIVRAFDAYERFDGANFKAWMLRIVTNLYINKYRQRQRGPQLGSLDEEGVIEPMSAESEIPDRILFDEAVGAEIEEALSKVPEDFRMAVMLSDLEGLSYQEIADITQVPIGTVRSRIARGRSILRKALEGYAKREGYLKDGVIE, translated from the coding sequence ATGCTCTTTGGGAAACGCGACAAGCGAGAATCCTTCGAGAGACAGGCCGAGAAGGTCTTTCCCTCGGTCTTAGGCACCGCATTGCGTTTGACACGCTCCCGCGAAGATGCCGAGGACCTAGCACAGGAAGCGATAGTCCGGGCCTTCGACGCGTATGAACGCTTCGACGGAGCGAACTTTAAAGCTTGGATGCTTCGCATCGTGACGAATCTGTACATTAATAAGTACAGGCAGCGTCAGCGAGGCCCGCAGCTAGGATCCTTGGACGAAGAGGGAGTCATCGAACCGATGTCGGCCGAATCGGAGATCCCAGACCGGATTCTCTTCGACGAAGCCGTGGGGGCCGAGATCGAAGAGGCCTTGTCAAAGGTCCCAGAAGATTTTCGAATGGCGGTCATGTTAAGCGACTTAGAAGGTCTGAGCTATCAAGAAATCGCGGATATCACGCAGGTGCCGATCGGTACCGTGAGATCGCGAATCGCTCGGGGGCGGTCTATCCTCCGAAAGGCGCTGGAAGGGTACGCGAAACGGGAAGGCTATTTGAAGGACGGAGTTATCGAATGA
- a CDS encoding phytanoyl-CoA dioxygenase family protein, with the protein MIPTVTQTQRREMDENGFTLFEKVFTTEEMADLAEAVEEFEQRMHEELVAHGDSGISRAGEITFTDHIAERDERVRAFVSRPEFVALTTAFLGPDTDLYWNQTVFKHPEGEREFPWHQDDAYTPVVPAPYLTLWLAINDATEENGCISVLPGSHLGGLRPHEQSPIGLVGYPNDAPDQGVLVPVAAGSIACFWSLTLHRSGPNRSKGIRKAYVIQYAPKDLRYAASGEIIPGLMPIARGGQPA; encoded by the coding sequence ATGATTCCCACCGTCACCCAAACGCAACGTCGCGAAATGGATGAGAACGGCTTCACGCTGTTCGAGAAGGTTTTCACTACCGAGGAGATGGCGGACCTCGCGGAGGCGGTCGAGGAATTCGAGCAGCGGATGCACGAAGAGCTCGTCGCGCATGGCGATTCGGGCATCTCCCGGGCGGGTGAAATCACCTTTACCGACCATATCGCGGAGCGGGACGAGCGGGTACGCGCTTTCGTATCGCGTCCGGAGTTCGTAGCGCTGACGACGGCGTTTCTCGGCCCCGATACCGATCTTTACTGGAACCAAACGGTCTTCAAGCACCCGGAAGGGGAGCGGGAGTTCCCGTGGCACCAAGACGACGCTTACACTCCGGTGGTGCCGGCGCCCTATCTCACGCTTTGGCTTGCGATCAACGACGCGACCGAAGAGAACGGGTGCATCTCCGTGCTGCCGGGTTCGCACTTGGGCGGTCTTCGCCCCCACGAGCAGAGCCCGATCGGGCTGGTGGGATATCCGAACGACGCGCCGGACCAAGGCGTGCTCGTGCCGGTCGCTGCCGGAAGTATCGCCTGCTTCTGGTCGCTGACTCTTCATCGGAGCGGGCCGAACCGGTCGAAGGGAATCCGCAAAGCGTACGTGATCCAGTACGCGCCGAAGGACCTCCGGTATGCGGCGAGCGGGGAGATTATTCCGGGGCTGATGCCGATCGCCCGAGGCGGGCAACCGGCGTAA
- a CDS encoding methylated-DNA--[protein]-cysteine S-methyltransferase, whose amino-acid sequence MATYYDTLSTPIGELLLIANEAGELTHLYTGQGSKWLSRHPGAERDPKRLAPAKTQLSEYFEGKRRTFDLPLGAAGSEFQHRVWEALMEIPFGETRSYGQLAAQLGVPNASRAVGRANATNPIGIIVPCHRVIGSNGTLTGYAGGLPTKEWLLRHEGVPVGKEQPAFEL is encoded by the coding sequence ATGGCGACCTACTACGACACCCTTTCGACCCCGATCGGCGAGCTGCTGCTCATCGCCAACGAGGCGGGGGAGCTGACGCATCTTTACACCGGCCAGGGTTCTAAGTGGCTTTCGCGTCATCCCGGCGCCGAGCGTGATCCCAAGCGGTTGGCACCCGCGAAAACCCAGCTTTCGGAGTACTTCGAGGGAAAGCGGCGCACGTTCGACCTGCCCTTGGGTGCCGCCGGCTCGGAATTCCAGCACCGGGTCTGGGAGGCCTTGATGGAGATTCCGTTCGGCGAAACCCGCTCGTACGGCCAACTCGCCGCGCAGCTCGGCGTCCCCAACGCCTCCCGCGCGGTCGGCCGCGCCAACGCCACCAACCCGATCGGCATCATCGTCCCCTGCCACCGAGTGATTGGCTCCAACGGAACCCTAACCGGCTACGCCGGCGGCCTTCCGACCAAGGAGTGGTTGTTGAGGCACGAAGGGGTACCGGTGGGAAAGGAGCAGCCGGCATTCGAGCTTTGA
- a CDS encoding DNA-3-methyladenine glycosylase 2 family protein codes for MRLTREVMLDRMAASDPAFNGRFIVGVHSTGIYCLPSCRARRPKPENVRFYDSIEAAREAGLRACKKCRPDDWAQGIDADRDRLAAVLATMWESPGRFRGIEDLAREAVMSPSVFFTAVRNQYQSTPGALLTSARVRQARRLLQSGGEVGAVGQEVGFESSSAYYENFGRRTGMPPAAYQRLAGRTDFAVELPDDFAPTPLFHYLGRDPNSLTERLTDEGVDLSVWAGEVPCRISLSVSGQSMRVCIDADRPVDVFAVHHQVSRLLGLEQDPRAFEEHVRGLGYGRLIEGREGMRIPLTPTPFDALVWCIVGQQVNLPFAFALRRRLSEKMAIPVGAGMFAPPTAEWLATRELEEFVPLQYSRRKAEYLVGAAQSVVEGRLDLETLSRAPRSEIEKTLLAQRGIGPWAANYLMMRALGSPDCVPVGDTGITTALGRFFDVARPGPEETLRLLEPFRPYRSYACYHLWQTLHKSD; via the coding sequence ATGAGGCTGACGCGCGAGGTGATGTTGGACCGGATGGCCGCGAGCGATCCGGCCTTCAACGGCCGGTTCATCGTCGGCGTGCACAGTACCGGGATCTACTGCCTCCCTTCCTGCCGAGCCCGGCGGCCCAAGCCGGAAAACGTGCGTTTTTACGATTCTATCGAGGCGGCCCGCGAGGCCGGTTTGCGGGCATGCAAGAAATGCCGCCCGGACGATTGGGCACAGGGAATCGACGCCGACCGTGACCGCCTCGCCGCGGTGCTGGCTACGATGTGGGAGTCTCCGGGGCGGTTCAGGGGCATAGAGGACCTGGCGCGGGAGGCGGTGATGAGTCCCAGCGTCTTCTTCACGGCAGTTCGAAACCAATATCAGTCGACGCCGGGAGCGTTACTTACCTCTGCGCGCGTGCGGCAGGCCCGTCGACTGCTCCAGTCAGGCGGGGAGGTCGGAGCTGTCGGTCAAGAGGTTGGGTTCGAATCGAGTTCGGCGTATTACGAGAATTTCGGCCGCCGGACCGGGATGCCGCCCGCGGCCTATCAGAGGCTTGCCGGCCGAACCGACTTCGCGGTGGAGCTCCCGGACGACTTTGCGCCGACGCCGCTCTTTCATTATCTGGGCCGCGATCCGAACTCCTTGACCGAGCGGTTGACCGACGAGGGGGTAGATCTGTCCGTGTGGGCTGGTGAGGTCCCGTGCCGAATCTCTCTAAGCGTGTCGGGGCAATCGATGCGGGTTTGTATCGACGCGGACCGGCCCGTCGACGTCTTTGCCGTCCACCACCAGGTCTCGCGGTTACTTGGGCTGGAGCAGGACCCGCGCGCGTTCGAAGAGCATGTGCGCGGGCTCGGCTATGGGCGCCTGATCGAGGGAAGGGAAGGAATGCGGATTCCGCTCACCCCGACCCCGTTCGACGCGTTGGTCTGGTGCATTGTGGGGCAGCAGGTAAATCTGCCGTTCGCCTTCGCCCTTCGCCGCCGATTGTCGGAAAAGATGGCGATCCCAGTCGGCGCGGGGATGTTCGCCCCTCCGACCGCGGAATGGCTGGCAACAAGAGAATTAGAGGAGTTCGTCCCACTGCAATACTCGCGTCGCAAGGCCGAGTATTTGGTAGGCGCGGCGCAGTCGGTAGTGGAAGGTCGGCTCGATCTCGAAACCCTCTCCCGCGCCCCTCGATCCGAGATTGAGAAGACGCTGCTCGCCCAGCGCGGAATCGGACCCTGGGCAGCGAATTATCTGATGATGCGAGCCCTCGGCTCCCCCGATTGCGTTCCCGTCGGCGATACCGGTATCACGACGGCGCTCGGCAGATTCTTCGACGTTGCAAGGCCGGGACCGGAGGAGACGCTCCGACTCCTCGAGCCGTTCCGGCCGTACCGAAGCTACGCGTGCTACCACCTTTGGCAGACGTTGCATAAGAGTGACTAA